A genomic window from Anguilla rostrata isolate EN2019 chromosome 14, ASM1855537v3, whole genome shotgun sequence includes:
- the LOC135239776 gene encoding neurofilament light polypeptide-like: MSSLHRDSYFSSSSSYKRRYADAGPRAAPRSAYGVRSSALFSAAPLGASRPGSVELELSQAAQVSSEFRAVRTQEKAQLQELNDRFACFIDRVRQLEQQNRALEAELLVLRRRHGEPSRLRALYEQEARRLRAAVEEARGQRQAALGRRDHLEEALRALQSRCEEEVLGREGAEGRLAEARREAGEAALGRAQAQGRADALLEELAFLKRLHEGEVTELQAQAHYGAQVAVETEAARPDLSGALRDIRAQYERLAARNLQSAEDWFRSKAGALAEAAAHRDDAARSSRDEAGEHRRHLQACVLEIDACRGLNQALEKQLQETEDKQSAEIAALQDTIGEMESELRATKSEMARYLREYQDLLNVKMALDIEIAAYRKLLEGEETRFSVGMAGGVSSVYSHSMSVAPSFSRSTFTGLGSGTPYLLSSRLLSSSFSTEEVISASHAQQAEASPAQEEEEKEEEEEEKEEKEEKEEEEAQEGEEGGDEEGEEVEKEAEAEEEGDKKGEEEAEGEKEGEREEEGEKEGEVEVAEEGDKEGEAQDEGKEEGEEEEGAKDEGGEEAAEEVGEEEAGEEEKVKKGEVEEEEGKGEEEKEGESSEADTKGGEEKGKETEVEPPKGKEEEEKKKEDKKEKPKEKKKE, from the exons ATGAGTTCCCTCCACCGCGACTCCtacttctcctcctcctcctcctacaaGCGCCGCTACGCGGATGCCGGCCCCCGGGCAGCCCCGCGGTCCGCGTACGGGGTCCGCTCCTCCGCCCTCTTCTCGGCCGCCCCCCTCGGGGCGTCCCGCCCGGGCTCggtggagctggagctgagcCAGGCGGCGCAGGTCAGCTCGGAGTTCCGGGCGGTGCGGACGCAGGAGAAGgcccagctgcaggagctgaacGACCGCTTCGCCTGCTTCATCGACCGCGTGcggcagctggagcagcagaaCCGCGcgctggaggcggagctcctGGTGCTGCGGAGGAGGCACGGCGAGCCCTCCCGCCTCCGGGCGCTCTACGAGCAGGAGGCGCGCCGGCTCCGGGCCGCCGTGGAGGAGGCGCGGGGCCAGAGGCAGGCGGCGCTTGGCCGGCGGGACCACCTGGAGGAGGCGCTGCGGGCCCTGCAGTCCCGCTGcgaggaggaggtgctggggCGGGAGGGCGCCGAGGGGAGGCTGGCGGAGGCGCGGAGGGAGGCGGGCGAGGCGGCGCTGGGCCGAGCCCAGGCCCAGGGGCGGGCCGACGCCCTCCTGGAGGAGCTGGCCTTCCTGAAGAGGCTCCACGAGGGCGAGGTGACCGAGCTGCAGGCCCAGGCCCACTACGGCGCCCaggtcgccgtggagacggagGCGGCCCGGCCCGACCTGTCCGGAGCGCTGCGCGACATCCGCGCCCAGTACGAGCGGCTGGCCGCCCGCAACCTGCAGTCGGCCGAGGACTGGTTCCGCAGCAAGGCGGGCGCGCTGGCGGAGGCGGCGGCCCACCGCGACGACGCGGCGAGGAGCTCGCGGGACGAGGCCGGGGAGCACCGGCGCCACCTGCAGGCCTGCGTGCTGGAGATCGACGCCTGCAGGGGCCTCAACCAGGCCCTGGagaagcagctgcaggagaCCGAGGACAAGCAGAGCGCGGAGATCGCCGCCCTGCAG GACACTATTGGCGAGATGGAGAGTGAGCTGAGAGCCACCAAGTCTGAAATGGCACGCTACCTGAGAGAGTACCAGGACCTCCTCAACGTCAAGATGGCCTTGGACATCGAGATCGCTGCTTACAG GAAgctgctggagggggaggagactcGCTTCAGTGTGGGCATGGCAGGGGGCGTGTCCAGCGTCTACTCTCACAGCATGTCAGTGGCCCCCTCCTTCAGCCGCTCCACTTTCACCGGCCTGGGCTCTGGCACCCCCTACCTGCTGAGCTCCAGACTGctcagctcctccttctccactGAAGAGGTCATCTCGGCCAGCCACGCCCAGCAGGCTGAGGCCAGCCCcgcccaggaggaggaggagaaagaggaggaggaggaggagaaagaggaaaaggaggagaaagaggaagaggaggcacaGGAAGGGGAGGAAG gaggtgatgaagaaggagaagaagtaGAAAAGGAGgctgaggcagaggaagagggggataaaaaaggagaagaggaggcagagggagagaaagaaggagaaagggaggaagaaggggagaaagaaggagaagTGGAGGTGGCGGAAGAGGGAGATAAAGAAGGAGAAGCACAGGATGAGGgaaaagaggaaggagaggaagaagagggcgCTAAAgatgagggaggagaagaggcagCTGAAGAAGTGGGGGAGGaagaagcaggagaggaggagaaagtgaAGAAGGGAGAAgttgaagaggaggaaggaaagggggaagaggagaaggagggggaaagCAGTGAGGCAGACActaaaggaggagaggagaagggaaagGAAACAGAGGTGGAGCCACCaaagggaaaggaggaggaggaaaagaagaaagaagacaagaaagaaaaaccaaaggagaagaagaaggaataG